One window from the genome of Salvia miltiorrhiza cultivar Shanhuang (shh) chromosome 7, IMPLAD_Smil_shh, whole genome shotgun sequence encodes:
- the LOC130993247 gene encoding prefoldin subunit 5: MAATPRMELEKMSVEHLRGLKEQVDMEVNLLQDSLNNIRSANARLEIASAALHDLSVRPEGKKMLVPLTASLYVPGKLDDAEKVLVDVGTGYFIEKTMVEGKDYCERKIALLKLNYDQLLEVAAKKRSIADEAGAVLQAKLKHMVPAQ; this comes from the exons ATGGCGGCGACACCGCGTATGGAGTTGGAGAAGATGAGCGTGGAGCACCTGAGGGGCTTGAAAGAGCAGGTCGATATGGAGGTCAATCTACTCCAAGACAGTCTCAACAACATCCGCTCCGCCAATGCCCGCCTCGAGAtcgcctccgccgccctccaCGACCTCTCCGTCCGCCCCGAAG GGAAGAAGATGCTGGTGCCATTGACGGCGTCGCTGTACGTGCCGGGAAAGCTGGATGATGCGGAGAAGGTCTTGGTGGACGTCGGCACCGGTTATTTCATTGAG AAAACTATGGTAGAAGGCAAAGATTATTGCGAGCGTAAAATTGCTTTGCTCAAGTTGAATTATGACCAACTTCTCGAG GTGGCCGCAAAAAAGAGAAGCATAGCAGACGAAGCAGGGGCAGTTTTACAAGCAAAGTTGAAGCATATGGTCCCCGCACAGTAG
- the LOC130993246 gene encoding uncharacterized protein LOC130993246 yields MNEKSEAEDSPNGESQQIVSDDDEIDYSTKPEFYDPKVDEINESWAQKQRRGRCSDAVLSCPACFTTLSLDCQRHEKYVTQYRAVFVVNCRIKEEVPKPGSRRKREGRNSQAGTDPTGAAETFKRVCCSVCSTDVGVVDEDEVYHFLNVIPSEA; encoded by the exons atgaatgaaaaaagTGAAGCAGAAGATTCCCCAAATGGCGAGTCTCAGCAAATAG TATCGGACGATGATGAGATTGACTACAGCACAAAGCCTGAATTTTACGACCCTAAAGTCGATGAAATCAACGAATCATGGGCTCAAAAACAAAGACGAGGCCGATGCTCCGACGCTGTGCTAAGCTGCCCTGCTTGTTTCACTACTCTCTCCTTGGATTGCCAGAG GCACGAAAAGTACGTTACCCAATACCGAGCAGTTTTTGTTGTCAACTGCAGGATAAAGGAGGAAGTGCCAAAACCAGGAAGTAGACGAAAGAGGGAGGGAAGAAATTCTCAGGCTGGTACAGATCCAACGGGTGCAGCTGAGACATTCAAACGCGTTTGCTGTTCAGTTTGCTCGACAGATGTGGGTGTtgttgatgaggatgaggtCTATCATTTCTTGAATGTTATTCCTAGCGAAGCTTGA